From Pseudoalteromonas sp. DL-6, one genomic window encodes:
- the murU gene encoding N-acetylmuramate alpha-1-phosphate uridylyltransferase MurU, whose protein sequence is MKAMILAAGRGKRMMPLTAQLPKPMLCVAGKPLIEHHIMRLKAAGISQIVINLAWQGDKIKAYFADGSAWGVTITYSQEVTGGLETAGGIIQALPLLGESFIVINGDVYSDYDISALMQLHLQPKEAHIVLVENPAHNPEGDFTLSHLPNSEQRYTFSGIGRYQADFFEGLALGIRPLGPLLREKLNEHLVSTELYIGQWDDIGTPERLSTLNQQLAP, encoded by the coding sequence ATGAAGGCGATGATTTTAGCTGCTGGACGCGGTAAACGTATGATGCCGCTCACCGCACAGCTGCCAAAACCTATGTTATGTGTGGCAGGTAAGCCACTTATTGAACATCATATTATGCGCTTAAAAGCGGCTGGCATTAGCCAAATTGTGATTAACCTTGCGTGGCAAGGAGATAAAATAAAAGCCTATTTTGCAGATGGCAGTGCATGGGGGGTAACCATAACCTATAGCCAAGAGGTGACTGGCGGGCTTGAAACTGCAGGCGGTATTATTCAAGCACTTCCTTTATTAGGTGAGTCATTTATTGTTATTAATGGTGATGTTTACAGCGACTACGATATTAGTGCATTAATGCAGCTGCATTTACAGCCAAAAGAAGCGCACATTGTATTGGTTGAAAATCCTGCGCATAACCCAGAGGGTGATTTTACCCTAAGCCACTTACCTAATAGTGAACAGCGCTATACATTTTCTGGAATTGGCCGTTACCAGGCTGATTTCTTTGAAGGGCTGGCCCTAGGTATCCGCCCGTTAGGGCCTTTACTGCGTGAAAAATTAAATGAACATTTAGTCTCCACTGAACTCTATATTGGCCAATGGGACGATATAGGCACACCAGAGCGTTTATCGACTCTTAACCAACAATTAGCGCCATA
- a CDS encoding phosphotransferase produces the protein MTRFESLQQFINTHFSEQSCALNAITADASFRRYYRLNAENKSFIVMDSDPKKVNNVPYIALNKVFSEQGFLLPSIIYSDEQQGFFILSDLGSTHLADLLDDANRSEYYQQLISLSAKWSKTPKAPAMNPYDSDFIALELDIFKNWLVNDFISAELSTEQQNIWQTSTTLLINTLLEQPIVTMHRDYHSRNIMRCEQQWAIIDYQDAVQGPLCYDLVSLLRDCYFKLPNDELTHLLEFGYDEFKRQGLITNESFAQFKYWFDLTGLQRHLKAAGIFCRLYLRDGKKGYLANILPTLEYVIEVAAQYPELCGLSDWIKNYVILKVQQRLKEEQL, from the coding sequence ATGACACGCTTTGAGAGTTTACAACAGTTTATTAATACTCACTTTAGTGAGCAATCCTGCGCGCTTAATGCAATAACCGCAGATGCCAGTTTTCGCCGTTACTACAGATTAAATGCTGAAAATAAAAGCTTTATTGTGATGGACTCCGATCCAAAAAAAGTTAACAACGTCCCTTATATTGCATTAAATAAGGTGTTTTCTGAGCAGGGTTTTTTATTACCATCCATTATTTATAGTGACGAGCAACAAGGTTTTTTTATTTTAAGTGATTTGGGCAGCACCCATTTAGCTGACTTGCTTGATGATGCCAATCGCAGTGAGTATTACCAGCAGCTGATCAGTTTAAGTGCCAAGTGGTCTAAAACGCCAAAAGCACCGGCAATGAACCCGTACGACAGTGATTTTATTGCACTTGAGTTGGATATTTTTAAAAATTGGTTAGTTAATGATTTTATTAGTGCAGAGCTCAGCACTGAGCAACAAAATATTTGGCAAACAAGCACTACGCTGTTAATCAATACACTGCTTGAACAACCTATAGTGACTATGCACCGTGATTACCATAGTCGTAATATTATGCGTTGCGAGCAGCAATGGGCAATTATTGATTATCAAGACGCGGTACAAGGCCCATTATGTTATGACTTGGTCTCGCTTTTAAGAGATTGTTACTTTAAGTTGCCTAATGACGAGCTTACTCACTTACTTGAGTTTGGCTATGACGAATTTAAGCGCCAAGGCTTAATAACTAATGAGTCATTTGCACAATTTAAGTATTGGTTTGATTTAACCGGCTTGCAGCGCCATTTAAAAGCGGCGGGTATTTTTTGTCGCTTGTACCTACGTGATGGCAAAAAAGGTTACTTAGCGAATATACTTCCTACGCTTGAATACGTAATAGAGGTAGCGGCACAATATCCGGAGCTTTGCGGCTTATCAGATTGGATAAAAAATTACGTGATACTAAAAGTACAGCAGCGGTTAAAAGAGGAACAATTATGA
- the lptD gene encoding LPS assembly protein LptD yields the protein MSKTWGILMLSVLSAPSLAETELTHNFCGTSMQTRAWQPLAGLELGTVDISADDVELLGTQSAEFTGNVDINTVNMSLSAQSALIDKQRGLLNATGPITYRDYVSHVQSAGLNADLNNSSFSLLGAQYSLTQQQGKGGAEKLTIDESGLMLMNASFTACPGNTPVWAIEADEINLSREEGWGETYNAVLRILDTPVLYLPYFTFPLDERRKSGLLTPSFSSSDRYGLETITPYYWNIAPNYDATITPRYMSRKGLQLQTEFRYLTPEHQGLVAVEYLNKDDSEPELDERFLFHWQQKSYIGEDWRASIDITNVSDDNYLTDLNSTYASKTDTQLYRTGSLTHMGEMWRTDIKIQNFEVLGDHLESYTALPQVSFTQTTPWKIDYFDFSVSGELSHFTNSSAVIDQATRVHIEPKARFDYKEYAWSFLSEVSLLQTNYKQDGDLQGTQYSETVSRTLPKVRLYSQLNFERDTSIFIDDGIQTLEPQIQYLYTPNKDQSDIGLYDTTKLQDDFFGLFRDARFSSVDRIAAANQFTLGATTRLFDNKNEEVFNFSAGQIFYLSDSAKPTEQGLNSDSNYNALFAAQTMLHWHRRWYLSGGIQYDTDGKQIIQSNLTLDYKGDDNQLVQLNHRYANDVSGNTIEQAGLFTSIPISDEWQFIASYHRDLDNNRSIEVFSGLQYESCCWAFQITGHRQIETDLNQSIGQPQATFDSSIRLNFVLKGLGSKSRYDAQKLLQQGIFGYRRPYFLND from the coding sequence ATGAGCAAAACCTGGGGCATTTTGATGCTAAGCGTACTGAGCGCACCATCGCTTGCCGAAACTGAACTGACACACAATTTTTGTGGCACTTCAATGCAAACCAGAGCTTGGCAACCGCTAGCTGGCCTTGAGCTTGGAACGGTTGATATCAGCGCTGATGACGTTGAGCTTTTAGGCACACAAAGCGCTGAATTTACTGGCAATGTTGATATTAACACCGTTAACATGAGTTTGTCCGCACAATCAGCACTGATTGATAAACAACGCGGCCTACTCAATGCTACCGGCCCAATTACCTACCGCGATTATGTAAGCCACGTACAAAGTGCGGGCTTAAACGCTGATTTAAACAACTCATCATTTAGCTTATTAGGCGCACAATACAGCCTAACACAACAGCAAGGCAAAGGCGGTGCGGAAAAACTCACCATTGATGAGTCTGGCTTAATGCTGATGAATGCAAGCTTTACTGCTTGTCCTGGAAATACGCCAGTGTGGGCTATTGAAGCTGATGAGATTAATTTATCTCGTGAAGAGGGCTGGGGCGAGACCTACAATGCGGTGCTACGTATTTTAGACACGCCAGTACTCTATTTACCTTATTTTACTTTCCCACTTGATGAGCGCCGTAAATCAGGTTTATTAACGCCCAGCTTTTCAAGTTCAGATCGCTATGGGTTAGAAACAATTACGCCTTACTATTGGAACATTGCTCCAAACTATGATGCAACCATTACCCCGCGTTATATGTCACGCAAGGGGCTACAGTTACAAACTGAATTTAGATATTTAACCCCAGAGCACCAAGGCCTAGTGGCTGTAGAATACCTAAATAAAGATGATTCAGAGCCAGAGCTAGACGAGCGTTTCTTGTTTCATTGGCAACAAAAAAGCTATATAGGCGAAGACTGGCGAGCCAGTATTGATATTACCAATGTCAGTGATGATAACTACCTGACTGATTTAAACTCAACCTATGCAAGTAAAACCGATACTCAGCTTTATCGTACCGGCTCACTGACTCATATGGGCGAGATGTGGCGTACCGATATAAAAATACAAAACTTTGAAGTACTCGGTGACCACCTAGAATCATATACAGCCTTACCTCAAGTTAGCTTTACACAAACTACGCCGTGGAAAATTGATTACTTCGATTTTAGTGTTTCAGGCGAGCTAAGCCACTTTACTAATAGCTCAGCGGTGATTGACCAAGCAACTCGCGTTCATATAGAACCTAAAGCACGCTTTGATTACAAAGAATATGCCTGGTCGTTTTTATCTGAAGTAAGCTTGCTACAAACTAACTATAAACAAGACGGCGACTTACAAGGCACTCAATATAGCGAGACTGTCTCGCGTACATTGCCAAAAGTGCGCTTATATTCTCAGCTTAACTTTGAGCGTGATACCTCAATTTTTATCGACGATGGTATTCAAACCTTAGAACCACAAATTCAGTATTTATATACACCTAATAAAGATCAGTCTGATATTGGCTTGTACGATACCACTAAATTACAAGACGACTTTTTTGGCTTATTTAGAGATGCGCGTTTTTCAAGTGTTGACCGAATTGCCGCTGCGAATCAGTTTACGCTTGGGGCAACCACCCGTTTATTTGATAATAAAAATGAAGAAGTATTTAACTTCAGCGCAGGCCAAATATTTTATTTAAGTGACTCAGCCAAGCCCACAGAGCAAGGGCTTAACAGCGACAGTAACTACAATGCCTTGTTTGCAGCGCAAACCATGTTACATTGGCACCGCCGCTGGTATTTATCCGGTGGTATTCAGTACGACACGGATGGCAAGCAAATTATCCAGTCAAATTTAACCTTAGACTATAAAGGTGACGATAATCAGCTGGTTCAATTGAACCATCGCTATGCAAATGATGTCTCAGGAAATACAATCGAACAAGCGGGCTTATTTACAAGCATCCCTATTAGTGACGAATGGCAATTTATTGCAAGTTACCATCGCGATCTTGATAATAACCGCAGTATTGAAGTATTTAGTGGATTACAGTATGAATCGTGCTGTTGGGCGTTCCAAATTACTGGCCATCGTCAAATTGAAACTGATTTAAATCAGTCAATTGGGCAACCCCAAGCCACTTTTGATTCGAGCATTCGTTTGAATTTTGTATTAAAAGGGCTTGGTAGTAAAAGCCGTTATGATGCTCAAAAATTATTACAACAAGGTATTTTTGGTTATCGTAGGCCGTATTTTCTTAATGACTAA